The genomic segment CCCGTACAGGGCGCCCGCGTCGCCCGCGAAGCCCAGGGCTCGCTCCTCGACGACGATCCGTTCGGGTTCGAACTGCCCGCGCTCTCGCTGCTGGCCGAACCCAAGCACAAGGGCCCCAGCCCCGAGCATGCCCCAGAGCGGCTCGAGGAAATGGCGCGCCAGCTCGAAGGCGTGCTCGAGGACTTCGGCGTCAAGGGCGACATCATCAACGTGCGCCCCGGTCCGGTGGTCACGCTCTATGAGCTCGAGCCGGCCCCCGGCATCAAGTCGAGCCGCGTCATCTCACTGGCCGACGATATCGCCCGCTCCATGAGCGCCATTTCGGCGCGCGTCGCCGTCGTGCCCGGCCGCAACGCCATCGGCATCGAACTGCCCAACCAGAACCGGGAAACCGTCTATCTGCGCGAGATGCTCGGCTCCGCCGACTTCGAGAAGATGAAGGGCAAGCTGCCCATCTGCCTGGGCAAGACCATCGGCGGCGAGCCGGTGATCGCCGACCTCGCCCGCATGCCGCACCTGCTCATCGCCGGCACCACCGGCTCGGGCAAGTCGGTGGGCATCAACACCATGATCCTCTCGCTGCTCTATCAGATGACGCCCGAGCAGTGCCGCCTGATCATGATCGACCCCAAGATGCTCGAGCTGTCGATCTATGACGGCATCCCGCATCTGCTCACGCCCGTCGTCACCGACCCCTCCAAGGCCGTGGTCGCCCTCAAATGGGCCGTCCGCGAGATGGAGGACCGCTATCGCAAGATGTCGAAGATCGGCGTGCGCAACATCGACGGCTTCAACCAGCGCGTCGGGGAAGCCCACAAGAAGGGCGAGGTCATCACCCGCACCGTTCAGACCGGCTTTGACCGCGAAACCGGCGAAGCCATCTTCGAAAGCGAGCAGTTCGACCTCGAGCCGCTGCCCTATATCGTCATTATCGTGGACGAAATGGCCGACCTGATGATGGTGGCCGGCAAGGACATCGAAGGCGCCATCCAGCGCCTCGCCCAGATGGCCCGCGCCGCCGGCATCCACATGATCACAGCCACCCAGCGCCCCTCGGTGGACGTCATCACCGGCACCATCAAGGCCAACTTCCCGACCCGCGTCTCCTTCCAGGTGACCTCCAAGATCGACAGCCGCACCATCCTGGGCGAACAGGGCGCCGAAACCCTGCTCGGCAACGGCGACATGCTCTATATGGCCGGCGGCGGCCGCATCAAGCGCCTCCACGGCCCCTTCGTCTCGGACGGGGAAGTGGAATCGATCGTCAACCACCTCAAGGCCCAGGGCCAGCCCGACTACCTCGATTCCATCACCGAGGAAGAGGACGAGGAAGGCGGCGGCGCCATGGTCGAGGACGAATATGGCGGCTCGGGCGACGAGCTCTACGACAAGGCCGTCAACATCGTGCTGCAGGACAAGAAGGCCTCAACCTCCTACATCCAGCGGCGCCTCGCCATCGGCTACAACAAGGCGGCGACCCTGATCGAGCGCATGGAACGCGAAGGCGTCATCAGCCAGGCCAACCATGCCGGCAAGCGCGAGATCCTCGTCGGCAGCGACTAGGCGTCAGGACGAAAAGACCTGCTCCGGCTTGTATTTCATGTTTCACTTATATAAGTGGAATATGACGCAAGAAGGAGGATGTTGTATGGATTTCGACCTTGCCACCCATCTGGGCTCCATGAGCCGGCGCGTGGAGACCCTGCAATACCAGGGCATTGCCGCCAAGGCGGTGGTGCTCTGGCGGGTCTACCCCACCGATGCCGATGACCTCTGGGAAGCGCTGACGACGCCCGATCGCCTCAGGCGCTGGTTCCTGCCGGTTAGCGGCGACCTTAAACTCAACGGACGCTATCAGTTCGAAGGCAATGCCGGCGGCATCATCACCGCCTGCGATCCCCCGCGCCGGCTGGAGGCGACGTGGGAATTCGCCGGCGGCAAGAGCTGGGTCATCGCGACGCTGGCGCCTGAAGGCCAGGGCACGCGTTTCGAGCTGCGCCACATCGCGCCGGTCGACGATCACTGGAAGACGTTCGGCCCGGGTGCGGTCGGGGTCGGCTGGGATCTCGGTTTCCTAGGGCTCGCCCGCCATGTCGACGCCCCCGAGGCGGCCAGGCCGCCCGAGGCGAACCCCGACTGGATGGCTTCGCCCGAAGCTCTGGCGCTTTACCGCTCGACCAGCACCGCCTGGGCCGAAGCGGCCATTGCCGATGGCGAGGATGAGGCAACCGCCCGCCAGTCGGCCGAGCGGACGCGGAAGTTCTATTCGGGCGAACCAACCACAGGGGATTGAGCTTGCATGCCTTTGACGTCCTCGGCGACCCGGTGCGCCGGCGCATACTGGAACTGCTCGCCGAGGGCGAACTGACCTCGGGGGCGGTGGTGGAGATCATCGGCCGGGAATTCGGCATCTCCCAGGCCGGCGTCTCCCAGCATCTCAAGGTGCTGCGCGAGAGCGGCTTCGCCACCGTCAGACCCGAGGCGCAGAAGCGCATCTATGCGATCGACCCCGCCCCGCTCCAGGAGATCGACGGCTGGCTCGAGCACTTCCGCAGGTTCTGGACGCACAAGCTCGATGCCCTGGGCACAGAGGTGGCACGGGGCCGCAAGGCGCGCGGGGACCCACCGGCGCGATGAACGCCACGTGAACGGAACCAACCACCTGTTGCCGCAATTGGTTTCTAGGTAAGCTTTCACCTTGAACCCTAAAGGGACGAGATACTTCATGATTCGCCGCGATGCCCTTCTGCTTGGTCTCACCGCACTTCTCGCCTCGGCCGTTCCCGCTCTCGCGCTCGACCGGCAGCTGACCCCCGAGGAAACCGCGCTCATCCAGCAGATCGGCGAACACAACTCGGCCATCCGCTCCATGGCCGGCCGCTTCCTGCAGGTGGACAGCCAGGGCGGGCGCACCGAGGGCACGTTCTTCCTCGAACGCCCCAACAAGGTGCGCTTCCGCTACAACCCGCCCTCGCGCGAAGAGATCATCTCGGTCGGCCGCGGCTTTTACGTCATCAACCGCAAGGACCAGACCCAGTACGCCTATCCCCAGGACCGCATCCCGCTGCGCAACTTCCTGGGCGACAAGATCGACCTGCTCAGCGCCAATGTCGTGGATGTGACCAGTTCGGACGCCTATATGGCGGTGACGGTCTCGGACGACACCCCGATCGGGGTGGTGCAGGTGGGCCTGATCTTCGACAAGCAGACCCTGGACCTGGCCCAGTGGACGCTGACCGAGCCGAGCGGGGCCGAACTCACCTTCTCGCTCTACGACATCCAGAAGGACGTCCAGATTCCAAAATCCTATTTCTACATCGACCCGACCTATAAGGCGGTCGAGCCCAAATAGGCCGCTAACCCTTTGCCGGAGGGCGGACTTTGCGCCATAAAGGCGCCGGCCCACCCTCGAGAGTTTCAATGTCCGTTTCCGTCGCCACCTGGAACATCAATTCCGTTCGCCTGCGTCTGCCCATCGTCCTGGATTTCCTCAGGCAGTATCAGCCCGACGTGCTCATGCTCCAGGAAATCAAGTGCACAAACGACC from the Youhaiella tibetensis genome contains:
- a CDS encoding LolA family protein, whose translation is MIRRDALLLGLTALLASAVPALALDRQLTPEETALIQQIGEHNSAIRSMAGRFLQVDSQGGRTEGTFFLERPNKVRFRYNPPSREEIISVGRGFYVINRKDQTQYAYPQDRIPLRNFLGDKIDLLSANVVDVTSSDAYMAVTVSDDTPIGVVQVGLIFDKQTLDLAQWTLTEPSGAELTFSLYDIQKDVQIPKSYFYIDPTYKAVEPK
- a CDS encoding ArsR/SmtB family transcription factor, with the translated sequence MHAFDVLGDPVRRRILELLAEGELTSGAVVEIIGREFGISQAGVSQHLKVLRESGFATVRPEAQKRIYAIDPAPLQEIDGWLEHFRRFWTHKLDALGTEVARGRKARGDPPAR
- a CDS encoding SRPBCC family protein — encoded protein: MDFDLATHLGSMSRRVETLQYQGIAAKAVVLWRVYPTDADDLWEALTTPDRLRRWFLPVSGDLKLNGRYQFEGNAGGIITACDPPRRLEATWEFAGGKSWVIATLAPEGQGTRFELRHIAPVDDHWKTFGPGAVGVGWDLGFLGLARHVDAPEAARPPEANPDWMASPEALALYRSTSTAWAEAAIADGEDEATARQSAERTRKFYSGEPTTGD
- a CDS encoding DNA translocase FtsK — encoded protein: MPTRPTPMLENFSTAQPAPVLAIRIPVRLAGFVLLGLVAVIMIAMASWSVDDPSLSYATAKPASNWLGFPGAVIADLVIQLFGLAVIPALVPLALWGWNFVRRRAPTRMGLRVLAWAGATLLVTGVFSFIAVPETWPLPTGLGGLIGASFFNLATMVSGGTPTGITPTLFSIILVSPALALLWIALGLKALPVGKGAEAAAAKPAQRKSAERDRATAQDDQEVDDEYGESERNPILDVTLGALVHMGYSVQTAFRRARSQAREKRAAEDAQWRGHDVEPQVDVGAAPAVAPPETFREAAPAPERRVVQVHSGYNPRANAAAQPATDRSEDAELDYPDDADDYVEDDFPFEPDADDVYAPVPEVRPVAQSPTRPAPQPAPVVSPRITAPAARPVQGARVAREAQGSLLDDDPFGFELPALSLLAEPKHKGPSPEHAPERLEEMARQLEGVLEDFGVKGDIINVRPGPVVTLYELEPAPGIKSSRVISLADDIARSMSAISARVAVVPGRNAIGIELPNQNRETVYLREMLGSADFEKMKGKLPICLGKTIGGEPVIADLARMPHLLIAGTTGSGKSVGINTMILSLLYQMTPEQCRLIMIDPKMLELSIYDGIPHLLTPVVTDPSKAVVALKWAVREMEDRYRKMSKIGVRNIDGFNQRVGEAHKKGEVITRTVQTGFDRETGEAIFESEQFDLEPLPYIVIIVDEMADLMMVAGKDIEGAIQRLAQMARAAGIHMITATQRPSVDVITGTIKANFPTRVSFQVTSKIDSRTILGEQGAETLLGNGDMLYMAGGGRIKRLHGPFVSDGEVESIVNHLKAQGQPDYLDSITEEEDEEGGGAMVEDEYGGSGDELYDKAVNIVLQDKKASTSYIQRRLAIGYNKAATLIERMEREGVISQANHAGKREILVGSD